GTCTGTCCCGCATCTGGATACTAGATACATCGGTAACCAAAAAGCGCTGCTGTTTGGACCGTTTGCCGGCTTCTCACCAAAGTTCCTGAAAACGGGTTCAAATCTGGACCTGATTGGTTCCGTAAAACCCAATAACCTCATCACGATGTTGGCGGCAGGGGCAAAAGAGATGGCATTGACCAAATACCTGATCCAGCAAGTGATGTTATCGAATGAAAAGCGCCTGGAGGAATTACGCGAGTTTATTCCCAACGCCAAAATCGAGGACTGGGATATCGTGGTAGCAGGTCAGCGTGTGCAGGTGATCAAAGATACAGAGGGCGGTAAAGGAACCCTTCAATTTGGTACGGAAGTGGTTAGTTCCGCTGACGGATCGGTGGCTGCATTGCTCGGTGCTTCTCCGGGGGCTTCTACTGCTGTTCACGTTATGCTGGAGGTATTAGAGAAATGCTTCCCACAACATATGGAAAAATGGGAACCAAAAATAAAAGAGATGATTCCTTCTTATGGATTGTCGTTAGCGGAAAACTCAGAGCTTTACCAACAGATCCACAATACCACTACAGAGGTGCTGGGTCTGGGCGAAAAAGAACCGCTGCATCGTTAATTTTACATGGCTAGTAACTCGATCATCCAAATATTTTAATAAAATACAAAGTAATCTTACAATACGTATTCAGTCGCATAAGCAACAACGTGAAGCGGTGGGTAGCTCCCACCGCTAAAATGCTTGCTTACGAGTGCGAAACTTTGTAATCCTTCTGTGTTTATTGGTGTTTGCTAAAGCGATTACAGTAATCATGGAGCGGGCTATAAAGGAGGAAAAGTAATTCTTTACCGATCGTTCCCGATATGTTAGGATAAAGCCAGACAGAGAAGAAAGACATATCAGCGACCAATGTAGAACGATCGTTTCCAAAAGGTCATGCAAAATTAATCCAAACCTATTCTAAGTGGTCAGGGGGTAGCTACGATGGCCAGGAGCAAAGAATTTGAGGAAAACGTTGTTCTGGAAAAAGCTATGAAGCTGTTCTGGGAGCAGGGGTATGAGAAAACCTCGATGAATGATCTTGTCGAGCACATGGGGATCCATCGAAGAAGTATCTATGATACTTTTACCGACAAGCACACCCTGTTTCTTAAAGTGATGGACCGATTCGGAGAGCGAGTTAGCGGTAGATGGGCGGCAGGGATCAAGCAATCCCAGACGGCTAAGCAGGCACTTCAGTTCATTTTCGACTTTATCATTAATGGTGAAGAGGACGTACCGCCCGGTTGCATGTTCGTGAATTCGGCTGTCGAATTAGCAGCTCGGGATGAGGAGATTGATGCGATAGCGACGAAGGCCTTTGCAAAATCGGAGGAGCTGCTTGCAGAAATCGTAACGTGGGGACAGCAAAACGGCGAATTCACACAGCAGTACGAAGCGAAGGAATTGGCTGAGTATCTGCAAAATGCCTTAGCGGGTCTGAGGGTGATGGTGCGGACTTCCGTTCCGAAAGAAAAGATGCAACGGATAGCCGAGTTAAATCTACGTATTTTAGAGACATAGACGATATACGAAAACAAATTTTTTTCATGTTATTAGAACGATCATTCTCAATTTTATAAAAATGAGGAGGAAATAAATCATGACAAACAAAATCGCGTTAATTACCGGAGCAAGCAAAGGAATCGGACTGGAGGTTGCCAGACAATTGGGGCGGCAAGGGATAACGGTATTGGTTGCTGCGCGTACGAAAACAGCAGCAGATGAAGCAGCGGCCGGGCTATTGCAAGATGGCATTCAGGCAGTCGGCGTGAAGCTGGAGGTGACGAATTCTGCACATATCGCGGAATTGGCGCAATTCATTGAGAAGACTTACGGTCGGCTGGACATTTTGGTCAACAATGCAGGCATTTTGGCAGAAAAAGCGGGTTATGAAGGGGATGCTTTCAGAGATACTTTTGAGGTGAACACATTCGCACCCTATTTGATTACAGAAGCACTGTTGCCGTTACTGCTAAAGAGCAAAGCAGGCAGAATCGTCAACCAAAGCAGCGCTATAGGCTCGATTCAGTTCCAGTTGACCAATGAACGGGTGCAGCGGCTTGCTACCCCGGCTTACGCGGCATCTAAAGCAGCTTTGAATATGCTGACGGCCTACTGGGCGCAAAAAAATGGCGGGACGCATCTGAAGGTCAATTCCGTACACCCCGGCTTAGTCAAAACGCAAATGGGTGGGGAAAAGGCGGAGCTGTCGGTGGAGGATGGGGCAAAAACGGCGGTCCGACTGGCGACCCTGCCAGAGGATGGTCCAACAGGCGGATTCTATTACATGGATGATCAGCTTCCGTGGTAAAGCGTTATGCATGAAAGAAAAAGATAATTTATGACATTGTAACAGCAATTATCAATTCGTGTATGGTGAGTGCAGACTGGATTGGTCATACCGAAGGATTTGCTCTAAAATTATAACCAATGGGCGGTTTCAGGAATCACGAGAGCAAAACGATATCCTTTAAGGAGGCTATTTTGGAAACTTTCATTTACATGGTGAGACATGGCGAATCACCGAAGACGGAAGGAAATGAAAGAACTAGAGGGTTGACGGATAAAGGGAAGTCAGATGCCTATCGAATAACGGAATTACTGAAAGGAGAGGGGATCGAGGTTTTCGTTTCAAGTCCATATCAACGAGCAATTCTGACCATTCAAGAGCTGGCTCGGCGTTCAGGACAAGAAGTTTTGGTATTCGAAGATCTTAAAGAAAGGATCTTTTTGAATGAAGACCACCGAATGCCCGATGAGGAATTATTCCCTTTATTAGATAAGTCATTTTCTGATCCAAACTTTGCCTTACAGGGAGGAGAGTCTAATACGATTTGTCAGAACCGAAGTATAGCAGTTCTAAAAGAATTGTTAAAAACCTATCGAGGACAGAAAGTTGCATTAGGCACTCATGGGGCTGTTATGACTTTAATGATGGGGTATTATGACAAGCAGTACGACATGGATTTTCTACTACACACATCCAAACCAGATGTATACAGAATGAAGTTCAACGATCAGGAGTTAGTCGAGGTAAAAAGGTTATGGTGTATGCGGTAGTGGTTTGTGAGGAAATGGTATAGGGACTATTCTTTAAAAAGAGACTACCCTTGGCGAAGGGCAGTCTCTTTTTAAATCTTACCATTGCAGCTATTGTGGTGAACCATTAAGCAAATCTTCGGCTATTTTAACCAAATCTTCTTTGGTCAGCGGGCTGTCTTGGTTATCGGATATGTTGTAGTGTAAATGTCTTTTTTCATCGAGCCATCCCAGTCGGTTTTTTCCTGCTTCCAAGGGCTTGCTTGCTTCACTTGCCCTGATGTAATAGACCTTGGTTCCTTTGATTGTCACTTGCTCAGCGGAATCCTGTTCATTTTGCATGATGGTCGTCTTCGTGACTTCAGGAGTGTATTTGGTGACGGTAATGGTTACATAGTCGTTTCCTCTCGCATACCGGGCAAAGGAGGAGTCTGACTTGTCCCAGCTTAGCTTTTGAATAAACAGATTTTCACCCTCCGGTGCAGCTTTGGCCTGTTGCATCAGTTGATCGGTTAAAGCGCGATATTCCTTTTTATCCATCATTCCAGGATATGCAGCGACTGGATAGACGTATCCAAATTCAAACTTGTAGCCATCCGGTAGGTGAGTAGGGTTGTTGAATAAAGGAGCCTCAGTCCGCTTGATTTCATCTTGTAAGCTGTTGAAACTTGGAAGTTCAGCCGGTTTGTACGCAAACAGGGCCGGATTAGATAGGTTGTTTTGATTCATGGAATCGTCTTTGACGTAATAAGCAGCATATTCTCCTGGTTGCAAACGGCGTTTCACCTCTTCGTTCCACCGTTCGTAGGTGGAGGTATACGTTTTGGAGGCGTCCGTTTCGGTAGGTGTTTTGGCGGTATTTAATACAACGGCGCCCTTACTGTTGCGGAACTCAAGATATTGTGAAGCTGCGTATCCGGTCACAGAGGCCCCTACTACAAAAAGCAAAATCATGATGGGGACAGTCAAGCGAGGCTGAAAATGGATTTTTCCGATATTTCCTTTTTTGGGCATCTCCTTTTGGTAGACCTGTTCCATCACTTTGTCAGAGACGTCAAAAGCCTGAATTTTCAAAGCGTTCTCTGGCTCGGTTAGCTTGTCCATGTTTTTTAATCCCCTGTCTTGCGGATCGGTGTATTTCAGGCTTTGTTTTTGAATTCTGTCTTGTAACTCACGCATTTTTGGTCCTCCTTTAGGGGCTCCATTATTTTTTTGAGCTTTGTTTTTGTCCTGCCGTATTTTTTCTTGATAGCGTCCTCGCTTTTGTTCATGATTTCCCCGATTTCTCCAAATGTTTTTTCTTCAAAAATGCGCAGCACCAGCAGGTTACGCTCCTCCGCGTTCAGTTGGTCCAACGCTCGGCTCAGCGGTTCACTGAAAAGCTGACGTTCCATAACCTGCGCTGCACTGTCTGAAGTCATGTCAGCTGAGGTGAACAGGGTAAGTTTAAATTTGCGTTGTAGATTCTTCCTGCGAATTAGGTTCAGGCAGTGATGATAGGCCATTTTATACAGCCAGGAGGAGAAGCCCACTGTCGGCTTGTACCTGCTGATTTTCTCAAAAGCATTGACGAAAATATCCTGCACAGCCTCTTCTGCCTCCTGCTCACTTCCTAATAGCCTCCAGCAGTACACAAAAATCTGACGCTGATACTCCTTTACAATGTAGGCGTAATTCTGGATTTCGCCGGCTTGAACTCGTTTGATTCTGTATTCGATGTCCTCATTCAAAGATTTAGGCACCCCCTCTGATCAAAAAGCAAACTATATCTGTATAACAATTGAAGATGACCAAAAGGGACACCTTGTCTAAAATTTTTTTAAGTGTGCTATCAACTCTTTAAGAGAATACGATAAAGCAGAACAATTATCACCCACGTAGTTAGTTTTATAGAGTTAAAGGTATATTGTGGAAGTGAGGGGATGGTAAAATGAAATTAAGATATTCCAAATAATTTTTATAGGAACGGATTACTTGCATCTAAAGAAAATCGCTGATTTTATGAAAAGACAAGACATTAAACTGGATATCAAAGACACCTGTATACTCTATAGAGAATGTACTGCTGACTTAAACATAAATTTGAAAGGCAATCATTCCAGAATAACAAGTTTGAATGACCTCTTTGCAGGAGTCGAAATTCATATTGATCGTTTAAAGGCTGGAATGGGATATCGATATGAAAATACACAAGTGAATGAAGATATTATTCATTATTGCTGTCATAAAGATGATGAGGAAGGTAAGGAGCTTGGATACCAATTATTCGTAAAATCGTTAGATTACTTTTCCAAGAAATTATTAGCTGAAGGATTTGTATTAGGGTATCCTGCTGTAGATTCTAAAATTAAAATAATGAAGGCCTCTTGTTCAATGTGTTTTTATCGAGATTATTATTACATTAGTGGAGCACATATATCACTCAAAACCGCCATGCAGCAAGCAGATTGGCAAATATGCGAACCATTGATGCAGGTCCATATGACCTGTAACAAGCTATATTTTGAAGAAAACTCCTTTTTTAGAGGGGGAGAAAATCTATGTATACTCGGGGACGAAGATGATTATAAGTTATCGTTTAAATCTAGACTTTCCACAATCATTGATATTCTAGAAGAGATGTATAACCATAAAAAAGATATTTCGGACTTCCATATAGAATTGGACAGCTATGTGCCAGTTGAAGGTGTTACTCAGTTAAAAGAGAAATTCAAAGTCATTTATAATATCGCTAAATGGAAAGATGAATTAGAGGAACAAGAGATGAACTCGGCCATCCCGCCTGTATAGCTTACGAAAACCTTTGGCTGTTCTGGACGGGATGGCCTCACTCTTTTTATGCAGCGTACCTTCTACTTATGCCCTTTGCGTACCTTTAACAGCTTGCCCTTTACGGTCGTATTCTTCATAATTTCAAGCACCAGTGGGCCCTTGCCATTCAGAATCTCAACATCTGTCACATTATCCAGAATCGTAATGATGCCGATATCATCTGCCGTTACCCCGTCAAGCTTAGCGATGGTACCCACAAAGTCGACAGCTCTAAGTTTTTTCTTCTTACCGCCGTTAAAATTGAGCTTCATAATCTGTTGGTTTAATTGCTCGCGCTTGTCG
This window of the Paenibacillus polymyxa genome carries:
- a CDS encoding RNA polymerase sigma factor is translated as MNEDIEYRIKRVQAGEIQNYAYIVKEYQRQIFVYCWRLLGSEQEAEEAVQDIFVNAFEKISRYKPTVGFSSWLYKMAYHHCLNLIRRKNLQRKFKLTLFTSADMTSDSAAQVMERQLFSEPLSRALDQLNAEERNLLVLRIFEEKTFGEIGEIMNKSEDAIKKKYGRTKTKLKKIMEPLKEDQKCVSYKTEFKNKA
- a CDS encoding elongation factor G — protein: MKRQDIKLDIKDTCILYRECTADLNINLKGNHSRITSLNDLFAGVEIHIDRLKAGMGYRYENTQVNEDIIHYCCHKDDEEGKELGYQLFVKSLDYFSKKLLAEGFVLGYPAVDSKIKIMKASCSMCFYRDYYYISGAHISLKTAMQQADWQICEPLMQVHMTCNKLYFEENSFFRGGENLCILGDEDDYKLSFKSRLSTIIDILEEMYNHKKDISDFHIELDSYVPVEGVTQLKEKFKVIYNIAKWKDELEEQEMNSAIPPV
- a CDS encoding TetR/AcrR family transcriptional regulator, translated to MARSKEFEENVVLEKAMKLFWEQGYEKTSMNDLVEHMGIHRRSIYDTFTDKHTLFLKVMDRFGERVSGRWAAGIKQSQTAKQALQFIFDFIINGEEDVPPGCMFVNSAVELAARDEEIDAIATKAFAKSEELLAEIVTWGQQNGEFTQQYEAKELAEYLQNALAGLRVMVRTSVPKEKMQRIAELNLRILET
- a CDS encoding SDR family oxidoreductase, translated to MTNKIALITGASKGIGLEVARQLGRQGITVLVAARTKTAADEAAAGLLQDGIQAVGVKLEVTNSAHIAELAQFIEKTYGRLDILVNNAGILAEKAGYEGDAFRDTFEVNTFAPYLITEALLPLLLKSKAGRIVNQSSAIGSIQFQLTNERVQRLATPAYAASKAALNMLTAYWAQKNGGTHLKVNSVHPGLVKTQMGGEKAELSVEDGAKTAVRLATLPEDGPTGGFYYMDDQLPW
- a CDS encoding histidine phosphatase family protein, coding for METFIYMVRHGESPKTEGNERTRGLTDKGKSDAYRITELLKGEGIEVFVSSPYQRAILTIQELARRSGQEVLVFEDLKERIFLNEDHRMPDEELFPLLDKSFSDPNFALQGGESNTICQNRSIAVLKELLKTYRGQKVALGTHGAVMTLMMGYYDKQYDMDFLLHTSKPDVYRMKFNDQELVEVKRLWCMR
- a CDS encoding DUF4367 domain-containing protein, translating into MRELQDRIQKQSLKYTDPQDRGLKNMDKLTEPENALKIQAFDVSDKVMEQVYQKEMPKKGNIGKIHFQPRLTVPIMILLFVVGASVTGYAASQYLEFRNSKGAVVLNTAKTPTETDASKTYTSTYERWNEEVKRRLQPGEYAAYYVKDDSMNQNNLSNPALFAYKPAELPSFNSLQDEIKRTEAPLFNNPTHLPDGYKFEFGYVYPVAAYPGMMDKKEYRALTDQLMQQAKAAPEGENLFIQKLSWDKSDSSFARYARGNDYVTITVTKYTPEVTKTTIMQNEQDSAEQVTIKGTKVYYIRASEASKPLEAGKNRLGWLDEKRHLHYNISDNQDSPLTKEDLVKIAEDLLNGSPQ